One Triticum dicoccoides isolate Atlit2015 ecotype Zavitan chromosome 5B, WEW_v2.0, whole genome shotgun sequence genomic window carries:
- the LOC119311252 gene encoding cytochrome P450 71A1-like, producing MSPYAVLVAVLLAFCYAVRKARGGGGSSRLPPSPPSRPLLGHLHLLGRLPHRSLRELHARYGTDGGLLLLQLGRRRTLVVSTAAAAADLYKNHDLAFASRVPSAPVDKLTYGSINVSFSPYGDAWRRSKKMAVVHLLSPRRVDSFAPVRAVEVAALVTGARRAAEAGEIVELRELLCAYSNAVVTRATTGAAGATAEKLKQLLGNSAAFMSGLQAEDVLPGAAAKVVRWATGLEKRLDAELELWDKFLSETIAEHLEKKKCDGSAGEDFLDVLLRLREEGAAGLELTDDRIKSIIKDIIAAGTDTSSLTLEWAMAELVGNPQAMAKLQDEITRATEGKPTIEEDDLSRMEYLKAVLKEVLRLHPAAPLLVPHQSTTTAVVQGYEIPAETALFVNAWAIGRDPAAWGATAEEFRPERFLGGGSAEGVDLRGNDYQLLPFGAGRRLCPGIGFAMPVLEIALSSLVRHFDWELPAGARLDMSEAPGLTTPPLAPLRLAPKCRGQQ from the exons ATGTCTCCGTACGCCGTCCTTGTCGCCGTGCTCCTCGCCTTCTGCTACGCCGTCCGGAAggctcgaggcggcggcggcagcagcaggctCCCGCCCTCGCCGCCGTCGCGTCCGCTGCTCGGCCACCTCCACCTCCTGGGCCGCCTGCCGCACCGCTCCTTGCGCGAGCTGCACGCTCGGTACGGCACCGATGGCGGCCTCCTGCTCCTGCAGCTCGGGCGCAGGCGGACGCTGGTGGTGTccacggcggccgcggcggcggaccTGTACAAGAACCACGACCTCGCCTTCGCCTCCCGCGTGCCCAGCGCGCCGGTGGACAAGCTGACGTACGGCTCCATCAACGTCTCCTTCTCGCCCTACGGCGACGCCTGGCGCCGCAGCAAGAAGATGGCCGTCGTCCACCTCCTCTCCCCGCGCCGTGTCGACTCGTTCGCCCCCGTGCGCGCCGTTGAGGTGGCCGCCCTCGTCACAGGGGCACGCCGCGCCGCGGAGGCGGGTGAGATCGTGGAGCTGAGGGAGCTCCTGTGCGCCTACAGCAACGCGGTGGTTACCCGCGCGACGACCGGCGCCGCAGGGGCCACGGCGGAGAAGCTAAAACAGCTTTTGGGTAACTCCGCGGCGTTCATGTCGGGGCTCCAGGCCGAAGACGTGCTCCCCGGCGCGGCGGCGAAGGTTGTTAGGTGGGCGACGGGGCTCGAGAAGAGGCTCGACGCCGAGCTCGAACTGTGGGACAAGTTCCTATCGGAGACAATCGCCGAGCACCTTGAGAAGAAGAAGTGTGACGGCAGCGCAGGGGAGGACTTCCTGGACGTCCTGCTGCGGCTTAGGGAAGAAGGCGCCGCCGGACTCGAGCTCACCGACGATCGCATCAAAAGCATCATCAAG GACATAATAGCCGCCGGAACAGACACGTCGTCCCTCACGCTGGAATGGGCCATGGCGGAGCTGGTCGGGAACCCACAGGCAATGGCCAAGCTGCAGGACGAGATAACCCGAGCCACCGAAGGCAAACCGACCATCGAGGAAGACGACCTGAGCAGGATGGAGTACCTCAAGGCGGTGCTGAAGGAGGTGCTCCGGCTCCACCCGGCGGCACCGCTCCTCGTCCCGCACCAATCGACCACGACGGCGGTAGTGCAGGGCTACGAGATCCCGGCCGAGACGGCGCTCTTCGTCAACGCCTGGGCGATCGGAAGGGACCCGGCGGCATGGGGAGCGACGGCGGAGGAGTTCCGGCCGGAGCGGTTCCTGGGCGGCGGCAGCGCTGAGGGCGTGGACCTGCGGGGGAACGACTACCAGCTCCTCCCGTTCGGCGCGGGTCGGCGGCTCTGCCCCGGCATCGGCTTCGCGATGCCGGTGCTGGAGATCGCGCTCTCCAGCCTCGTGCGCCACTTCGACTGGGAACTCCCCGCCGGGGCGCGTCTGGACATGAGTGAGGCGCCGGGGCTGACCACGCCGCCGCTGGCTCCGCTGCGACTCGCCCCCAAGTGCAGGGGGCAGCAGTAG